The Mesorhizobium loti genome includes a region encoding these proteins:
- a CDS encoding SDR family oxidoreductase, protein MSIATATALVTGGAKRIGRAIVEDLAAHGFAVAIHCNRSRVEADALAAAINAGGGRAAVIAADLTDMGAVSDLVGQAQAALGPLSLLVNNASLFEDDSVLDFDWRAWDRHFAVHVKAPALLAQNFARALPEGQVGLIVNMIDQRVWRPTPRYFSYALSKSTLWTATQMMAQSLGPRIRVNAIGPGPTLKNARQDDSDFAAQVDGLILKRGPELPEFGATIRYLWEARSVTGQMIALDGGQHLAWQTPDVTGMAE, encoded by the coding sequence ATGAGCATAGCCACTGCCACGGCGCTGGTGACGGGCGGGGCCAAACGGATCGGTCGGGCAATCGTCGAGGATCTCGCCGCCCACGGTTTTGCCGTCGCCATCCATTGCAATCGCTCGCGTGTCGAGGCCGATGCGTTGGCTGCCGCAATCAACGCCGGCGGCGGCCGCGCCGCGGTGATCGCCGCCGACCTGACCGATATGGGTGCCGTCAGCGACCTCGTCGGCCAGGCGCAAGCAGCGCTCGGACCGCTCTCGCTGCTGGTCAACAATGCGTCGCTGTTCGAGGACGATTCGGTTCTGGATTTCGACTGGCGGGCCTGGGATCGGCACTTTGCCGTTCATGTGAAGGCGCCGGCGCTGCTGGCGCAGAATTTCGCCCGGGCGTTGCCGGAAGGGCAGGTGGGCCTGATCGTCAATATGATCGATCAGCGCGTCTGGCGGCCGACACCGCGCTATTTCTCCTACGCGCTTTCCAAGTCGACACTGTGGACGGCCACCCAGATGATGGCGCAATCGCTCGGTCCTCGCATCCGCGTCAATGCCATCGGCCCGGGACCGACCTTGAAGAACGCGCGCCAGGACGACAGCGATTTTGCTGCCCAAGTCGATGGCTTGATCCTCAAGCGCGGCCCGGAATTGCCGGAATTCGGCGCCACGATCCGCTATCTCTGGGAAGCGCGCTCGGTCACCGGCCAGATGATTGCGCTTGATGGCGGCCAGCATCTTGCGTGGCAGACGCCCGATGTGACAGGCATGGCGGAATGA
- a CDS encoding porin family protein, whose translation MQANFKFARPLAVALGLFALSGTAYAADVVSEEPPAPAPIAELPVASWAGPYAGINLGYGFSGKTKEKDFGDSTDTKGFVGSAFGGYQWQQENFVYGAEAELGYSGIKGDDNGINSKAGFEGSLRARLGYAVTPEILLYGTGGLAGKSLKVEDTVLGASDKATMLGWTAGLGTDIKLTDNVFGRVEYRYTDFGSKSFDGIGKVKATDNRVTFGVGMKF comes from the coding sequence ATGCAAGCCAATTTCAAATTCGCACGGCCGCTGGCCGTGGCGCTCGGGCTCTTCGCCCTCAGCGGAACTGCCTATGCCGCTGACGTCGTTTCCGAAGAGCCGCCGGCACCCGCGCCGATCGCCGAACTTCCGGTCGCTTCGTGGGCCGGCCCCTATGCCGGTATCAACCTCGGCTACGGCTTCAGCGGCAAAACCAAGGAAAAGGACTTCGGCGATTCAACCGATACCAAGGGTTTCGTCGGCAGTGCCTTCGGCGGCTATCAGTGGCAGCAGGAGAATTTCGTCTACGGTGCTGAAGCCGAACTCGGCTATAGCGGCATCAAGGGTGACGATAATGGCATCAACTCCAAAGCCGGCTTCGAGGGTTCGCTGCGTGCCCGTCTCGGCTATGCCGTGACCCCGGAAATCCTGCTCTATGGCACCGGCGGTCTCGCCGGCAAGAGCCTGAAGGTGGAGGATACCGTCCTGGGCGCCAGCGACAAAGCTACCATGCTTGGCTGGACCGCCGGTCTCGGCACCGACATCAAGCTGACCGACAATGTGTTCGGCCGTGTCGAGTACCGCTACACCGACTTCGGCAGCAAGAGCTTCGATGGCATCGGCAAGGTCAAGGCCACCGACAACCGCGTCACCTTCGGCGTCGGTATGAAGTTCTAA
- a CDS encoding glutathione S-transferase family protein — MPRLLYASSSPYSSKVRMAATYAGVAVDLVPIKTEEKPADLMIANPLGKIPVLVLDDGRSIHDSRAITQHLNRVSKSALFPRNPDKRLEAEVLEALADGICDCALSMVYERRTRPEEMVYQPWLDRQWAKITAALDLLNANPPKLPKKITAGQMALRACLGYLSLRFAGKWEKGRARLTRWAARFDEKFPELKPCIPG, encoded by the coding sequence ATGCCCAGACTGCTCTATGCGTCGTCTTCTCCCTACAGTTCCAAGGTACGAATGGCAGCAACCTATGCCGGCGTCGCCGTCGATCTGGTGCCGATCAAGACCGAGGAGAAGCCGGCCGACTTGATGATCGCCAACCCGCTCGGCAAGATCCCGGTCCTGGTGCTCGACGACGGCCGCTCGATCCATGACAGCCGCGCCATCACCCAGCACCTCAACCGGGTTTCGAAGAGCGCGCTTTTCCCGCGCAATCCCGACAAGCGGCTCGAGGCGGAAGTGCTGGAGGCGTTGGCGGACGGCATTTGCGACTGTGCGCTGTCGATGGTCTATGAGCGGCGCACGCGGCCTGAGGAGATGGTCTACCAGCCCTGGCTCGATCGCCAATGGGCGAAGATCACGGCAGCACTCGATCTGCTCAACGCCAACCCGCCGAAGCTGCCGAAGAAGATCACCGCCGGCCAAATGGCGCTGCGCGCCTGCCTCGGCTATCTCTCGTTGCGCTTTGCCGGAAAATGGGAAAAGGGTCGCGCCCGACTGACGCGGTGGGCAGCGCGCTTCGACGAGAAGTTTCCAGAACTGAAGCCCTGCATTCCGGGATGA
- a CDS encoding GNAT family N-acetyltransferase, with product MELTIRRADKHDAEAVSRVILAALRQTNAKDYSQDIIARVEQSFSPSAVLEFLRKRRVSVAVVCGRIVGTASLDGSIVRSVFVDPELQGRGIGKRLMAEVEEAAHAGGVAVLTVPSSVTAEPFYAGLGFNAVRDSYYGDERTIIMERSLNGPGQRR from the coding sequence TTGGAGCTCACGATTCGCAGAGCAGACAAGCACGATGCGGAAGCCGTGAGCCGCGTGATCCTGGCAGCTCTGCGACAGACCAATGCGAAAGACTATTCGCAAGACATCATCGCTCGCGTGGAGCAGAGCTTCAGCCCATCCGCTGTCTTGGAGTTTCTGAGGAAGCGAAGGGTTTCTGTCGCGGTTGTGTGTGGCAGGATCGTTGGAACAGCCAGCCTCGATGGAAGCATTGTTCGATCCGTCTTCGTGGATCCTGAACTGCAAGGCCGTGGCATCGGCAAGCGACTTATGGCGGAGGTCGAGGAAGCGGCGCATGCGGGCGGTGTCGCCGTGCTGACCGTGCCGTCCTCGGTGACGGCAGAACCATTTTACGCCGGGCTTGGATTCAACGCAGTTCGAGACAGTTACTACGGTGATGAACGCACCATCATCATGGAGCGCTCGCTAAACGGCCCCGGTCAACGACGCTGA
- a CDS encoding histone, producing MAKQSSKAPASKAPAKKAPVKAATAKVAAAVKKAAPAAKPKAAAPKAKAAPAKKPAAKAAAKPAVKKAAPAKAAAKPAAKAAPAKKPAAKAAAKPAVKKAAPAKKPAAKAAPAKKPAAKAAPAKKAAAAKSSAPVKKAAPAAKKAAPAKAGKK from the coding sequence ATGGCTAAGCAGTCATCCAAAGCGCCGGCGTCCAAGGCACCGGCAAAGAAAGCACCCGTAAAAGCAGCGACGGCGAAGGTCGCAGCTGCAGTGAAGAAAGCAGCACCTGCTGCCAAGCCGAAGGCGGCCGCGCCCAAGGCAAAAGCAGCACCGGCCAAGAAGCCGGCGGCAAAGGCCGCTGCAAAACCTGCAGTGAAGAAGGCGGCACCTGCCAAGGCAGCGGCAAAGCCGGCTGCAAAGGCGGCACCAGCCAAGAAGCCGGCTGCAAAGGCCGCGGCAAAACCCGCGGTGAAGAAGGCGGCACCTGCCAAGAAACCGGCGGCGAAAGCTGCGCCTGCCAAGAAGCCGGCAGCGAAGGCTGCACCGGCAAAGAAGGCGGCGGCAGCGAAGTCTTCTGCACCGGTGAAGAAAGCGGCGCCTGCGGCCAAGAAGGCAGCACCCGCGAAAGCCGGCAAGAAGTAA
- a CDS encoding helix-turn-helix domain-containing protein, which produces MSADEIIHQSTRLRIMAALNMLERRQTLDFSQLKAIMDVTDGNLGAHLDTLARAGYVDIEKLFVGRRPQTRVRATTSGRRAFRGHAAYLRKMLDQAEATPRRK; this is translated from the coding sequence ATGAGTGCCGACGAAATCATCCACCAGAGCACACGGCTCAGGATCATGGCCGCTCTGAACATGCTGGAAAGGCGGCAAACGCTGGACTTCAGCCAGTTGAAGGCCATCATGGACGTCACCGACGGCAATCTCGGCGCGCATCTCGATACGCTGGCCAGGGCCGGCTATGTCGATATCGAAAAGCTGTTCGTCGGGCGCCGGCCGCAGACGCGTGTCAGGGCGACAACGAGCGGACGGCGCGCGTTTCGCGGTCACGCCGCGTACCTGCGCAAAATGCTCGATCAGGCCGAAGCGACGCCGCGCAGAAAATAG
- a CDS encoding LysE family translocator, with protein MDLATILAFAAAFFVFAASPGPDNMTIVARTISSGAASGIAYGAGTVVGILIFLVLAAFGLSIIAAKMAIVMTVLRYGGAAYLIWMGIRLWTAVPVVPELQPVSGGRGLLTIFATGIALNLGNPKMPLFYVALLPNVVGASLNAGHLGVLMMVILAVEVVVIGGHVILAGRARGLLRTPKIVRRVNRAAGGVMIGAGVAVVATR; from the coding sequence ATGGACCTTGCCACCATCCTTGCCTTCGCCGCTGCCTTCTTCGTGTTCGCTGCCAGCCCCGGACCGGACAACATGACGATTGTCGCGCGCACGATCTCCAGCGGCGCCGCCTCGGGTATCGCCTATGGCGCAGGCACGGTGGTCGGCATCCTCATCTTCCTGGTCCTCGCCGCCTTCGGCCTGTCGATCATCGCCGCCAAGATGGCGATCGTCATGACGGTGCTTCGCTACGGAGGAGCGGCCTATCTGATCTGGATGGGCATCAGGCTGTGGACCGCCGTGCCCGTCGTGCCGGAACTGCAGCCCGTTTCTGGCGGGCGCGGACTGCTGACGATTTTTGCCACCGGCATCGCGCTCAATCTCGGCAATCCGAAAATGCCGTTGTTCTACGTTGCGCTGCTGCCGAACGTCGTCGGCGCATCGCTCAACGCTGGTCATCTCGGTGTGCTGATGATGGTGATCCTGGCCGTCGAGGTCGTGGTGATCGGCGGCCATGTCATCCTCGCCGGTCGCGCCCGCGGCCTGTTGCGCACGCCGAAGATCGTGCGTCGCGTGAACCGCGCGGCGGGCGGTGTGATGATCGGAGCTGGTGTCGCCGTGGTCGCCACGCGCTGA
- a CDS encoding EamA family transporter, whose product MSPLVIGLALFAAVLHATWNAFLRTGADRLWTVTVMSFSSTALAIPFAAFHALPAAPAWFYIVLSACLQVGYSFFLVAAYRYGELGQVYPIVRGSVPLLVTLGGFFLANQQLTMSQTVGVALVAGGIMGLSLGRGRAATTSILYALATGAIIAAYATVDAIGVRAAGNAGAYTAWVLLIYGALLPATFVACRGRLIVDLRAPETWKAVGGGLFALLAYGVVVAAFALGPAGPITAIRETSVVFAAFIGRLFLGEMLTPRRVGACAIVALGAICLGYQP is encoded by the coding sequence ATGAGCCCGTTGGTCATCGGGCTCGCGCTGTTTGCCGCTGTTCTGCACGCGACCTGGAACGCCTTTCTGCGAACCGGGGCCGATAGGTTGTGGACCGTCACCGTCATGAGCTTTTCCAGCACGGCGCTTGCCATTCCCTTCGCCGCCTTCCACGCCCTTCCGGCCGCACCGGCCTGGTTCTATATCGTGCTCTCGGCCTGCCTGCAGGTCGGCTACAGCTTCTTTCTGGTGGCCGCCTACCGATATGGCGAGCTGGGACAGGTCTATCCGATCGTTCGCGGCAGCGTGCCGCTGCTTGTCACGCTCGGCGGGTTCTTCCTCGCCAACCAGCAGCTCACCATGTCGCAGACCGTCGGCGTCGCGCTGGTCGCCGGCGGCATCATGGGTCTCTCGCTCGGAAGAGGCAGGGCCGCCACGACATCGATACTCTATGCGCTGGCAACGGGAGCGATCATCGCCGCCTATGCGACAGTCGATGCGATCGGCGTTCGTGCGGCGGGCAATGCCGGCGCCTACACCGCCTGGGTCCTGCTGATCTACGGCGCCTTGCTGCCGGCGACTTTCGTCGCCTGCCGTGGCCGGCTCATCGTCGACCTGCGGGCGCCGGAAACCTGGAAGGCGGTGGGCGGCGGCCTGTTCGCGCTTTTGGCCTACGGCGTCGTGGTCGCGGCCTTCGCGCTTGGACCAGCCGGCCCGATCACCGCGATCCGCGAAACCAGCGTCGTCTTCGCGGCCTTCATCGGGCGCCTGTTCCTCGGCGAGATGCTGACGCCGCGGCGGGTCGGCGCCTGCGCCATCGTCGCACTCGGCGCCATCTGCCTCGGCTATCAGCCGTGA